The DNA region TTTCTACGCAAAGAGAGATTGCCACCTCCTCAGCATATGAAATAAGCATGGAAGCAATGCCGCTTCTCCTACACTCCGGCTTGACATAGACAGCAGCGAGCCAAGGCGACAACTCTGGCCGGTTTTTCATATCATTATCTACTAATGCCACTGATCCAATAAGAAATGAACCGTCAACGGCAACAAAGACAGTCGGGATCTCGGACCTTCCCGACGCTTCGGTCAGCCGAGTCGTTCTTGTAGCCAGGTCAACATGCGGTGAAAGGTGCCCCCATTCACTGTGATGAAGCCTGGACAGTTCTTCAACGTGATGAATTTGATCAGCAAGGTTGATGATGTTGACTGTCATGACGCCCAACGCCTTGGCTTTGCGGCGCGCCGAAGCGCTAGCGTAGGCGCGTCCGACAACAGCCATTTGTTACACATACGCTGAGTCAGTGCGCGCATTAATAATCTCAATCTGCGGATCAAGTTTCTCTACAAGCTCAGTAATAAATCCTTTATCCTGGGTACTCATCCGGCTACCACAGATGATCTTGTGCACCGAGACATCCACGAAATGTTTCCCCTTAGTAAAAACCCTCTCCTC from Wenzhouxiangella sp. AB-CW3 includes:
- a CDS encoding GNAT family N-acetyltransferase — protein: MAVVGRAYASASARRKAKALGVMTVNIINLADQIHHVEELSRLHHSEWGHLSPHVDLATRTTRLTEASGRSEIPTVFVAVDGSFLIGSVALVDNDMKNRPELSPWLAAVYVKPECRRSGIASMLISYAEEVAISLCVETLYLFTESQEEFYTRKGWKLIERADYFGFPVSVMKKRLFAGDGHG